A genomic region of Planococcus kocurii contains the following coding sequences:
- a CDS encoding TVP38/TMEM64 family protein, giving the protein MENIVELTQSYRAFGPLIGFLLPFIEAFLPFLPLFVFVFANATAYGLWFGFLLSWGGSVIGAYAVFLLVRKYGRARFMNFMTRHDKVQKLIHWVERNGFGPLFLLLCLPFTPSALVNLVAGLSNIRKHYYLLTVMAGKLVMVFTISYVGYDLRALFTQPIRTAIVIAVIILLYVIGKILEKRLHKKVEADFRLAKEERKKQQQ; this is encoded by the coding sequence ATGGAGAATATTGTTGAATTGACCCAGTCCTACCGAGCATTTGGTCCATTAATCGGCTTCTTGTTGCCGTTTATCGAAGCCTTCTTGCCGTTTTTACCATTATTTGTTTTTGTTTTTGCTAATGCCACGGCTTATGGATTATGGTTTGGGTTCTTGCTATCTTGGGGTGGCTCAGTAATTGGCGCTTATGCTGTGTTTTTACTGGTCCGCAAATACGGGCGAGCCCGCTTCATGAATTTTATGACGCGTCATGACAAAGTACAAAAATTGATTCACTGGGTAGAACGCAATGGTTTTGGTCCGTTATTTCTATTGCTTTGCTTACCTTTTACACCATCTGCGCTTGTTAATCTTGTGGCTGGCTTATCCAATATCCGCAAGCATTATTATTTATTGACGGTGATGGCGGGAAAACTTGTTATGGTCTTTACAATTTCTTATGTGGGTTACGATCTGCGTGCGCTTTTTACACAACCAATTAGAACGGCAATTGTGATCGCAGTCATTATTTTATTGTATGTAATCGGTAAAATTCTTGAAAAGCGATTACATAAAAAAGTGGAAGCGGATTTTCGCTTAGCAAAAGAAGAACGCAAAAAACAACAACAGTAA